CAGTTCCGGATAAATGAGTATGGGACGCTGAAGGTGGTGAGTGCTGATAAGATGCCTCCTGTGGAAGCTGTGAAGGAGGGTCACACAGAGAAAGATGGGGACTCTGAGGTGGCACCCCCCAGCAGAGACAATCCTACTGTGGCTCAGGGTAAGGGCACCGTGGTGGCACTTGTGGGGTGGGTACCATCATGCAGCAGATGCTGTCTGGTGTCTCTGTGGGCGAGGCAAATGCCTCCTGCATCTGCTGTTCCTCCCTGTGCCTCACTGCTGTCCTCTGTGTCCCAGAGGTGCCGGAGCAGCCCACGCTGCCGGCGGCAGAAGGCCTGTGCCACTGCGATACCTGCGGCCGCAGACACGTGTGGGACGGGGCCCGGGAGGGCAGGGGCTTCTGCAGCGAGCACTGCCACCAGCAGTTCAAAGAGAGGTAAAGGAGGGGGGTgtgtgccctgcagagccagttccatccctctgcccttcctccctgccctgatccacatgctccagcacaggaTGTGAGCACATCTGCCTCTGGCAGGTCCTGGGGGTCCCACACGTTCCTCTTGTTCCTGGAGGCAggctgagagaaggaaaacttCCCAAGGGAACAGCAAGAAGCACAGGAACCAGATTTTCTCCTGTCCAATTAGTGGCCTTGGAAACAtatctgctggagcaggaggctgcagcagtgcaggccACAGAGGAATGCCACAGGTCACAGGAGCAGTTCCAGCCCTACTTCTGACCAGTGTGTGACTTTCAGGACTTGTTTTCCAGCATCTCTGGTGCAGATTAGAGCCCTGCTTCTAAACTAGATCCCTTTTGATTCATCCCTGGGTTCAGGTTTCTGACATCCAAGTGTGTGAGGGTGACTCTGGCCTGTCCTTGGCTCTAACTCTTGGCAGCTTGTGTGTGTACATCCATCAAGAGGGGTGGGGGTGTGTAAGAAATGGGGGGATGGTGATTGTCCAGCAGCCCCTCCCTTACTGACACCCCTGGCAGTGTCACTGTGCTGCACTGGCTTCAGTGCTTGGCCCTCCCTCCTCTGTGCAGGTCTGTCATCGTGGAAaactctgccagcagcaccaatGCCACTGAAATCCTCAAGCCTGTGAAGAAACGAAAGAGGAAGGACTATCAGAGCCCTTCAGAGGAAGAATATGAATCTGAGCAAATGGTAGGACAGGCAGTGAGGGGTGTGTGCAGCCAGTGTCCTGGGGGCTGGGGGccagccctgtgtgctcagATCTCATCgtgctgctcagggctctgtCAGCTGCAGGTCAAAAGGGAAACAGCTTGGCCAAAATGCCAAAAAGATTTGAGTGTGTGGAGAtgaggctgggctggtggcactgggctgTTTGTTTGGCACATGGAGCACTGaggcctgggcagtgccaggctgtcTCTTGAGTCTGGGCCACCAAAGCAGGGGCAGAAGCAGGGGGGTGTCTGTCTGTTTGCTGGGTgtcctggggaaggagaggcttTGACAAGGCAAGGAAACTCTGCTTGCCAGCCCTGACTGTAGCAGGTCCAGTCCAGGTGTGATTGCTACCAGTCAGCACCGATGTCCCTGCAAGCTCCCATCATCAGATTCTCTGGGAGCCCATTTCTGGGCCAGGCACTGGTCAAACCATAGACCTGGTGGAGGTGCACTGTGGCCCTGGGCACCAGTGGGAGGGTACGACACAGCCCAAAACCTTTGTGGAACTGAGTTCTGTTTTGTCTGCTCTCATGTCtaggaggaaaagcaggaagagaggaaaagctCTGTGGAAGAGTCTGCCATGAGCAATCTGGAGGCTGAGGCGTGGAACGGGAGCCAGCACGGTGAGAAGGGTGGGGTGGGCGATGGGCTGAGCactcctgctggggctgggggatccCACTGCAGGTTTGGACACTTttggtgctcctgcagggtcAAACACCCACTGCAATGTGCTAGCATGTAGTCCTGAAGGCTTGTAAGCTCCTCTGCTTGCTTGATCCTgctctctctgtctctttccgtttctctcctttcctctctttctctccatgGGAAGGGGCTCCCCTATGGACACAGCACTGGCCCGTGCTGGACAGAGCTTCCTGCCCCTCCCCTTGGGAGCTCAGCTTCTTACTGGCTCGTGGACTCTGTGTTTGCTCCCAGGGACACTGTCCTGAGCCAGAACAGACTGCCCTCCCTTGGGATGGGCTCATGGGGAACTTCCTTCGTGCCATCAGGAGCTCACAAGTTTGGGAGCTGCTCGTGTAGATGTGGTGCCAATGAAACCCTGTGATTTGGGGTTGTCTCATCCTGTGGGGTCTGTCTGGGGCTGTGTCAGAGATCTCAGGAGCAGGGCTGTTGACATGGAGGGAAAGGAGACAAGCTGAGGGATGCAGTGTTTgcttagttgtttttttttctctgcattgtCAAGGAGAACTttgggaaacactgaaaataaacatttatggGAAACCTTTTGTCTTTGAGTACTGAAGGTCatactcaaaataattttaaaattaaacttattCCAACTTCATACTGCTCTCCATAGCCAAGTGCAGGGGTAGTGTCAGGGGCCAGGTGTCATTAACCCCTGATGTTACACTGAGTTAACCACCCTTAAAAAGGAATCTCAGATCTCATATCTGCTTCTCACTCTGAGCCCTGAGCATGTAACCTTCCCTGCTGCATACAAGTAAGCAGTGATGAGCTTTGTTacttcagcattttattttctcttaatttaGAAGTACTTCAGCAAACAAAATACACACCTGGATGCCTCAGTGCAACATTCAGTGTATGCTCTGACTCTTGGTGTATTTGTCATTCCCTAGGAGTGCAGAGCTTGTATTCACAGATTCCCCAGCCATGCCTGGCACTTTTTCTATGTCCTAATGAATAGTAGAAGTGTTTTTAACTCTGAAGTGTCAGCAAAGCAAGGTTAGTCACCTTGCTCACTGAAGTTCAGCTTTAATTTCTTCCCTaagtttctgttttttccccatctcctcttcccctaagaaggaggaaggagttGGTCTGGTTTTCCCCTGCATTTGTGGCCTGCCCTACCCAAGGCTGTCTGCCATGGCTGACTTGTAGCTGGGAATTCCTCAGCACCAGAACAGGCACAAGCACCCCTGGAGTCCCTTCAGCTCCCTGATGGGAGACAAAGAAGCTGGAGAGCAAGAGACTTGGGTTGTGTCTCATGGTTCTTGGGCAAGGCCTTTGTGGCCTTCTCAAAGGCATGAAGAGTCACCTCCCTGCCTGTGAAGAGTCAATGCTGTGTTTGTCATATGGGCAGATACATCATAGGGCACCAGAGTGGCCTTGCTGTGCCATGGGGGCTCAGGTagctcagagcagaggatggcagagctgggatgtgaaCCTGCTGCTGGTTTGACTCTCTAGGAGCCCCTTGCAGCTGGCAATGATTCCCAGACCTCTGCATGGATCCTGCTGGCTgccccaaatccatcctgtgTGGACATAGCAGATATTGTGGCTGGAGGAGGGTCTGGTTGCACAGGGGTCCTGATGGTTCATCCCTCACACTCCCTGGAATCCCAGACTtgctggaaaggaccttaaagcccatctggTTCCACCCCCTGtcacgggcagggacaccttccactagcccaggtgCTTTATTAGGACACGGTTCAGGACATTTGGGTCACGGgggctcctggctctgcctctcGTTGTGCAACTGGCCAGGTTTTCTGGCAAAGGGGCTCTGGTAggatgctgctgagctgtgcagggatgcaggacCCTGTGTGAGAGTGGGATGGCCCCgaggcagtggggcagggctggagtggCCCCTCAGCAGCGTTTGTGTGCGTTTGTGCTGCGCTCAGGTGCCagtgaggagaagaaagaaggctGGTCTTGGGCGTCCTACTTGGAGGAGCAGAAAGCTGTTGCTGCCCCTTTAGATCTCTTCCAGGATGTGAGTTGggattttcctgtctttttccctctttcatcttctcttttctttcccttttttttcccatccctcctcctctcttccttgCTTCCCTGTTTTGCGGGACTCTAAGCAATAGCCAAGCTCCCGTTGTCGGCTGGAAGGGACTGGGCAGCCTCCAGTTTTGATTTTCCTGGAGTCCCACTCCCCAGCAGGGTGCTGGCCCCCATCCCAAACACCTCACCTTTGCCTAGGACACTGCTCTGACTCTGGCAGGGTGGTGGAGcctttccagcccttcctggaaGCTAGGTGGGCTCTCCTGAGGCTGTGCAAACAAGTCAGGCCCGTGCCCCtctcccctggctgcagcttttaccccagggacaccttgcCCTGCCAATAGCAAGAGATGTAAATCCATAAGGAGgtgaaacactgtttttttctatgggaaaaaattaaaatttggatGACAACATAACCTGTGGCCCACAGTCTCTtggtcccagcagctcccattgCCTGGTGATTGCTCCCCTGGTGGGCTCCAGACCCAACTCCCTGTGTTGGTTTTACATTgtagtttaatttttgtttccagtaCCAAGTAGCTTCCCAGCACAAGAATGGCTTTAAAGTGGGGATGAAGCTGGAGGGGATTGACCCACAGCACCCATCTATGTACTTCATCCTGACAGTGGCTGAGGTAAGGAGCCTCCAGTGCCCGTATTCCTTGGCTCCTCCTGGCTTCCATTCACCCAGAggctctggggcaggggaggtgCTGCCAGCTGGCCCCTGGAGGAGACAGGGCCTGTTGCTGCAGGagatgagctgctgctccagcaccacagGCAAACAAGCAGGGAGTTCCCTGCCAGCTTGGAGGTTCAGGACACTGTGCTGTGGAGCTGTGTTGGTCTCTCTGTCACCCTGACACAGCATGGAGGGGGGATTGTGGTGATGGCAACAGCTTATGTCCCTGAGACAGGTCTGAGCCCTTGAGATGGAGGGTGTGGAGGCATCCCACTCCCTTCCTTGTGTCCATGCAGGTCCACTTGGCACTCAGCCATGTGGCAGCCAAGCCAGCCTTGCCTCACAGAGCTGCCCAGGCAGCCAGTGTGGCATTTAGCCAAAATCCCTGCACCAGCAGCTTCCTGGGCTGCAGAAAAGGGAGTCTTTGCACTTGCTGGATCCAGCAAGGTGATCCACCATGGCATTTAATGCACCAGCCTGAACATCCCTTCTTTGGACTGGCTTGTGGTGGCTTTGCACTGACCTTGTTCCATGCTGGACACCCTTTGGGACTGGTTTGTGCCTCCCAGTTTGGGCACTGGCCTGTGATTGGCTTTTAGCTTCCCAAAGTGACCCATGCTGAGCTGGTgtgtgggagaggagggggtGTGATGCtcagccagggacagcagcaggtcTCCATGgcccttttcttctcctgcctccctgctggCAGGTGTGTGGGTACCGGATGCGTCTCCACTTCGATGGCTACTCAGAGTGCCACGACTTCTGGCTGAACGCTGACTCCCCTGACATCCACCCTGCTGGCTGGTTTGAGGAGACAGGGCACAAACTCCAGCCCCCCAAAGGTAAGGAGTTAATTCATCTCAGGTGCTGGGTCCTGCTGAAGGAGGGGGATGAAGAGTGGGCCAAATGTAGAGCTTaaggtggggacagggtggCTCCATGGGGCCAGGGAAGGATGCTGCCATACTGGGGGAGTTCCACAGGACAACATTTCAGGCACCCATCTCTGCTTGCTCAAATTTTGAGGCAAAGCCCTGTTGCTCTGGACCTCCCAGTGCCACCATCTGTGCCCCAGGGCACGCAggacaggaggagcagctgtgctctggatTTCCACTCCCCTGCTGATGTTTCCTAACACCCCTTCAAAACCACCCACCAGCCCTCAGCCATGGGCTTTGGgcatcccagggctgctgtaGATGCTGTGTGCCCACAGCAGGATATGCTGGCAGGGTGACAGTGGGTCAGGGATGGCCAGGCTCACCCTCACATCCTCCTAGCTGTGAACTCACTGCTCTCATTTCTCTTCCTGAGGGGTTGTAGGTTATAAGGAAGAAGAATTCAGCTGGACAAACTACTTGAAGTTAACAAAGGCTCAGGCAGCTCCTAAGCACCTCTTCATGGTCCGAAACACCGTGAGTAGCAGCATCTCCTTCCTGCCAGAGCCCACAGGTTCAGCTGTGACTCTTCCCCTCCAGCTGAGCAAAGTGCTTCCACTAGGTCTGGGCTTTGCTTTGTCCATCCCACACTCCTCAAGCCCACAGTGCTCAAGAGCCAGGAGCATGTGGCACACTTTGCTGCTCAGGATCTGTAGCTTGGGCACTCATTTGAACTGCCCAGAACTGGGGCTGCTCTGATTCTGTTTCATCCAGGTAGATCTCATGTACAATTAAATCTGTTACAGAAGTACTGGTGAGGAGAAGTAACTACTACTCTCACTCTCAACAATTATTTGGCTAAAAATGCATCACTTAATGTTTCATAAGTATAATTCCTTTGTCTCTGTTTTGTGTCTTTGTTGTTTCTGTGTCTGcctattttttttacatggaagCTTGGGTAAGGAAAGTGGGAATATAGGAGAATGAAAATGCTAATGGTTCCTTTGTCAGCTGCAGAGGAAACTCACCCTACTGGCGAATCAGCCTCTCCAAGTTATTTATTGTGTCTAAACCCTGCTGTTCCTTGCTGCAACATCCCCACCAGTGTGTGTTTTGCACAGAATCTGGATCCAAGAAAtaaaggcagggaagggagaagggcCCCATCCCAGATTCTCCTGCCATGCCTGAGGCTTTGgttgctgctggctgtgaccacAAACAACTGTTTTGGGGCAAAATCAGAACTAGCATCAGTTGGaggttttttctctcttggagTTTACTGCTTATAGAAGATCCTGAGGGTCTGAAAAtcacttttcctctttctttgtgtGGCCCAGCTCAGTTTCTTAcccccttcctctttccttgcaCAGAGCACACTGCCCATGTGGGAGCCTGAGTGGTCCCAGGGCTGTCTGGAGGCCAGAGAGGGTCTGGTTTGCAGAGGGTTTGGGCAGGTGTCTCCTTGCAGCAGACATAGGAAGTggtgaggaaggagctggggctgcagctctcaaAAAGCCCTGcccctctctcctgccagcaCGAGGCTTCCCCAGGCTTCAAGGTGGGCATGAAGCTTGAAGCTGTGGACCGCATGAACCCTTCCCTGATCTGTGTTGCCACAGTGACTGACGTGGTGGACAATCGCTTTCTGGTGCACTTTGACAACTGGGATGATACTTATGACTACTGGTAAGTGCACAGAGGCTCTTGGGGGGCCAGTGGTGGGGAGACATGCACAGAGGGCCCTGTGTAAGAGCTTGGGTATGTTTTCTAGGTGTGATCCCAGCAGTCCATACATTCACCCCGTTGGATGGTGTCATGAGCACGGCAAACCCCTCACACCTCCTCAGGGTGAGTCAGTGATCAGTCAGGGGCAGCCTGGGAGGAACTGGCTTCCCAGGGTGGTGTGGGGGACACAAACCTCATGTCAAGGCTCCTGTACACATGTTCAGGTGCAGCATGGTGCTTGTGTTGGGCCAAGCCTCCACTCAGAGGTAGGAGGAGGACCCCAGCTGTCTGTGTACACACAGCTGTTTCTGCTTCCTTGTACTGTGGGTTTCGTGGTCCATGAGAAAATAGCAGCACTTCTTGGGTGTCTCTCAGGTTCCCATGCACCTGGCAGAGACTTGGTTAGCCCTCAAAGGCAGTGGGGCATCCTGGGGTACTTTCTGATTTCCTGCAGGCATGGCTCACCTTCTGCATCTTCCTCCTTCCAGATTACCCTGATCCCGACAACTTCACCTGGGAAAAGTACTTGAAAGAAACTGGAGCATCTGCTGTCCCAGCTTGGGCCTTTAAAGTGGTGAGTGTCACATCATCTGCTCCAGCCCACCTGGGCAGGaatttgggttttcttccttgTCAGGCCTCTGCTTTTGTGACAAGTCCAGAGGtgctctgttttctcctgcCACAGGCCTAGGCTTTGGATCTACGCTCAGGGTTCAGAAGTCAGGGCTTTCCTGGGCAAATAGTTCAAAATTGGGAAAAATGAGGAGTATGACTGTACCCTCAGCTAAACAGGAGCTGAGTGATGGGAAATAAATTAAGTTTGCTTGATTAGTTTTTGTCTCAAATtgcaccaccagcagctgtgtccagccaAGCATGGTTGCAATATAGATCCCCAAAATGTGTCTCTTAGAGACCTTCTTCCCTGGGGTACATCTTGTTAAAGACAGCTCAAATGCAGGGAGCCTGTTCCTGCTTTCTCCTGTTGCCACTGCGAGCTGGGATGGCTCTTtcctggccagggcaggggtgggagcTGGCTCAaggaggacacagagctgggaaagctgctgaggGAACAAGAGCCTGAaacagggctctgctccccctgaCTGGGCTCTTCCAGCGCCCACCCCACGGCTTCCTGGTCAACATGAAGCTGGAGGCAGTGGACAGGAGGACTCCTTCCTTCATCCGAGTGGCCAGTGTGGAGGATGTGGAAGATCACAGGATAAAGGTGAGTGCTAGAGCATCAGTGCTGAGCCTGTGTCCAGGCACTGTGctggctggctcctgcccttcccagctcaCTGGGAGTGCTGTGTGGAAGCACAGTGTGCACAGGTGGGCAGGTCCCAGTGCCTGGCTCCAGGAGTGGAGAGCCTTGTTCTCTCAGTAGAACTGCACTTCTACCCTGCTGCTCGCTCTCAACTCGGAGGGCTCCAGAGCTCCTCAGAGAGGTGTGCTGGCATTTGAAGGGTGATCTCTCTACTTGCTTCCCCAGGTCCATTTTGATGGTTGGAGCCACGTGTATGATTTCTGGATTGATGCTGATCATCCAGACATCCATCCCATGGGCTGGTGCTCAAAAACAGGACATccactgcagcctcctctcagtaagtgctgcagctgtgtcagTCCCTCCCCACAGGACACGAGCACACCAGATACCACTGTCACTGCACCTGCCCGTGCACAGAAATGGGAGGGCAGGTTCTGGCTGAGaatgggcagggaggagaggccACTCCAGGGATTTGTcagttggaaaagccctccctgtttggtgcaggcagggagcccagagccctggctctgcctgggtTTGCAGCCGTGACAGCCTTTCTCCTGTTCCTCTCCCCCGGCTGCAGGGCCAAAGGAACCGGCCTCCTCTGCCCATGGGGGCTGCCCAAGCCTGGGCTGCAAGAGCATCCCTCACTCCAAGAGCTCCAAGTACAGCTTTCACCACAGGTGAGCTCCCT
This is a stretch of genomic DNA from Parus major isolate Abel chromosome 20, Parus_major1.1, whole genome shotgun sequence. It encodes these proteins:
- the L3MBTL1 gene encoding lethal(3)malignant brain tumor-like protein 1 isoform X1 — protein: MDSRGEMEVVRSTKGSAAGEVSVHVVTTESTVQSTHLPTTAFIIPANATAINLPTSTLEIQRFPREPQRSTGAERPERGAGNEPITAAVIPQISGVQTCSTVRVLEWKDGVATLPGSNLRFRINEYGTLKVVSADKMPPVEAVKEGHTEKDGDSEVAPPSRDNPTVAQEVPEQPTLPAAEGLCHCDTCGRRHVWDGAREGRGFCSEHCHQQFKERSVIVENSASSTNATEILKPVKKRKRKDYQSPSEEEYESEQMEEKQEERKSSVEESAMSNLEAEAWNGSQHGASEEKKEGWSWASYLEEQKAVAAPLDLFQDYQVASQHKNGFKVGMKLEGIDPQHPSMYFILTVAEVCGYRMRLHFDGYSECHDFWLNADSPDIHPAGWFEETGHKLQPPKGVVGYKEEEFSWTNYLKLTKAQAAPKHLFMVRNTHEASPGFKVGMKLEAVDRMNPSLICVATVTDVVDNRFLVHFDNWDDTYDYWCDPSSPYIHPVGWCHEHGKPLTPPQDYPDPDNFTWEKYLKETGASAVPAWAFKVRPPHGFLVNMKLEAVDRRTPSFIRVASVEDVEDHRIKVHFDGWSHVYDFWIDADHPDIHPMGWCSKTGHPLQPPLRPKEPASSAHGGCPSLGCKSIPHSKSSKYSFHHRKCPTPGCDGSGHVTGRFTAHYCLSGCPLAEKNQGRLKADLSDTEASTRKRSPMGFPQRKKSRHHGRGRPPKYRKIQQEDYQTISSDNMHQSLFMSALSAHPDRSLSLCWEQHCKLLPGVAGITAATVAKWSTDEVFSFVQTLTGCEDQAKLFKDEMIDGEAFLLLTQADIVKIMSVKLGPALKIYNAILMFKNADDTLK
- the L3MBTL1 gene encoding lethal(3)malignant brain tumor-like protein 1 isoform X2, yielding MDSRGEMEVVRSTKGSAAGEVSVHVVTTESTVQSTHLPTTAFIIPANATAINLPTSTLEIQRFPREPQRSTGAERPERGAGNEPITAAVIPQISGVQTCSTVRVLEWKDGVATLPGSNLRFRINEYGTLKVVSADKMPPVEAVKEGHTEKDGDSEVAPPSRDNPTVAQEVPEQPTLPAAEGLCHCDTCGRRHVWDGAREGRGFCSEHCHQQFKERSVIVENSASSTNATEILKPVKKRKRKDYQSPSEEEYESEQMEEKQEERKSSVEESAMSNLEAEAWNGSQHGASEEKKEGWSWASYLEEQKAVAAPLDLFQDYQVASQHKNGFKVGMKLEGIDPQHPSMYFILTVAEVCGYRMRLHFDGYSECHDFWLNADSPDIHPAGWFEETGHKLQPPKGYKEEEFSWTNYLKLTKAQAAPKHLFMVRNTHEASPGFKVGMKLEAVDRMNPSLICVATVTDVVDNRFLVHFDNWDDTYDYWCDPSSPYIHPVGWCHEHGKPLTPPQDYPDPDNFTWEKYLKETGASAVPAWAFKVRPPHGFLVNMKLEAVDRRTPSFIRVASVEDVEDHRIKVHFDGWSHVYDFWIDADHPDIHPMGWCSKTGHPLQPPLRPKEPASSAHGGCPSLGCKSIPHSKSSKYSFHHRKCPTPGCDGSGHVTGRFTAHYCLSGCPLAEKNQGRLKADLSDTEASTRKRSPMGFPQRKKSRHHGRGRPPKYRKIQQEDYQTISSDNMHQSLFMSALSAHPDRSLSLCWEQHCKLLPGVAGITAATVAKWSTDEVFSFVQTLTGCEDQAKLFKDEMIDGEAFLLLTQADIVKIMSVKLGPALKIYNAILMFKNADDTLK